One genomic window of Cellulophaga sp. Hel_I_12 includes the following:
- a CDS encoding cupin domain-containing protein, which translates to MKKSIFLLLVLTSVSVFSQNSDYKISSYLTDGTKAPNTHYIGEAWLNAIIHDDEELGYNITKATFKANSTLDWHKHGTAQVLIIVDGEAYYQERGNEPVILKEGDVIKCEKDIEHWHSSTKFSDVTYLALYGGGQPTSWTEVVTQEYYDEIAEKLKSK; encoded by the coding sequence ATGAAAAAATCAATTTTCCTCCTATTAGTTTTAACCTCTGTATCCGTATTTTCCCAAAATTCAGATTACAAGATATCCTCATATCTAACAGATGGAACAAAAGCGCCAAATACTCATTATATCGGAGAAGCTTGGTTGAATGCAATTATTCACGATGATGAGGAATTGGGTTATAACATTACAAAAGCAACTTTTAAAGCAAACTCAACCTTGGACTGGCATAAACATGGAACGGCGCAAGTCTTAATAATTGTAGATGGAGAAGCCTATTATCAGGAGAGAGGAAATGAGCCTGTTATTTTGAAAGAAGGAGATGTAATTAAATGTGAAAAAGACATCGAACATTGGCATTCATCTACCAAGTTTAGTGATGTAACGTATTTGGCTTTATATGGTGGTGGACAACCAACTTCTTGGACTGAAGTAGTAACGCAGGAATATTATGACGAGATAGCGGAAAAATTAAAAAGTAAGTAA